A genome region from Gloeocapsopsis sp. IPPAS B-1203 includes the following:
- the crtB gene encoding 15-cis-phytoene synthase CrtB encodes MLQLPDSLCMKKLASVEDAYQLCRQIMAKYAKTFYLATLLMSEEKRRAIWAIYAWCRRTDELVDGPAAAMTTPETLELWEQQLESVFAGHPVDDMDVALVDTIQQFPDLDIQPFRDMIAGQRMDLYRSRYETFEQLNLYCYRVAGTVGLMSTAVMGIEPVKTTAAWQQNQTPHDPTPEAIALGIAKQLTNILRDVGEDARRGRIYLPLEDLKRFNYSEQELFQGVVDDRWRELMRFQIERTRQIYTTAETGVSYLSPDARLPVWAALMHYSQILSVIERNDYDVFRQRAYVTQVRKLRTLPIAWLRSQAL; translated from the coding sequence ATGCTGCAACTGCCTGATTCTCTGTGCATGAAAAAGCTCGCATCTGTGGAGGATGCATACCAACTTTGCCGTCAGATCATGGCAAAGTATGCCAAGACCTTTTATCTCGCCACACTACTGATGAGCGAGGAAAAACGTCGTGCTATTTGGGCAATCTATGCCTGGTGTCGCCGAACTGACGAATTAGTCGATGGTCCGGCTGCTGCTATGACAACTCCTGAAACCTTGGAACTATGGGAGCAGCAACTAGAATCCGTGTTTGCGGGACATCCTGTTGATGACATGGATGTTGCTTTAGTCGATACCATCCAGCAGTTTCCTGATTTGGACATTCAACCGTTTCGGGACATGATTGCTGGACAACGGATGGATTTGTATCGAAGTCGTTATGAGACGTTTGAGCAGTTAAATCTTTATTGTTACCGAGTGGCGGGAACTGTAGGTTTAATGTCAACTGCTGTCATGGGTATCGAACCCGTAAAGACGACAGCCGCATGGCAGCAAAATCAAACACCGCACGATCCGACTCCAGAAGCGATCGCTTTAGGAATTGCCAAACAACTCACAAACATTCTGCGTGATGTTGGCGAGGATGCCCGTCGGGGACGTATCTATCTACCTCTAGAAGATCTCAAACGTTTCAATTACTCTGAACAAGAGCTATTTCAAGGTGTGGTAGATGATCGCTGGCGAGAACTGATGCGCTTCCAAATTGAGCGGACGCGACAGATTTATACCACAGCAGAAACAGGTGTGAGCTACTTATCACCTGATGCACGTCTTCCAGTATGGGCAGCCCTAATGCATTACAGTCAAATCTTAAGTGTTATTGAACGCAATGACTACGACGTGTTCCGCCAACGTGCTTA